From Pseudovibrio sp. Tun.PSC04-5.I4, a single genomic window includes:
- a CDS encoding FGGY-family carbohydrate kinase: MGQKCYAGIDVGSASARVGIFNENGERLAFAVKPIKQFHSRANFVEQSSKDIWARICEAMQEAVSLAGVSAQDIRSIGVDATCSLVAVGENETSISTAENGDTEQDIIMWMDHRADSETAAINATGDDALKYVGGEVSIEMELPKILWLKTHYPDRYAKVTRFFDLADYLVWRATGEDAASTCTLTCKWNYLAHEGRFPEDMLAQVGLEDLPQKVPAKVLELGDAAGTLTAKAAADLGLPEGIPVASGIIDAHAGGLALIGAEPDGGLAIISGTSNCHMIVNKQPVMVPGVWGPYWGAMLPGYWLGEGGQSAAGSLVDWTLQQCEAYDELKSTAVEQGLHEIALLNNWVLDLESREPNPTAGLHVLSDHHGNRSPCANPHARGVVSGLTLETGRDGMARLYLATLQAIAYGTRHIIEEMTKAGHSITKIFMCGGATKNPIWLREYANITGRDIQLAEEEDAVTLGAAILGAVACGDFADIPQASAKLVRVGGMVKTVKNTQPFHAAKYQVYLNLIDNQAHHKALMEQAIS, translated from the coding sequence ATGGGCCAGAAGTGCTACGCCGGTATTGATGTGGGCTCTGCCAGCGCACGTGTGGGTATCTTTAATGAAAATGGAGAGCGGCTGGCGTTTGCCGTCAAGCCAATCAAACAGTTTCATAGCCGCGCGAACTTTGTAGAGCAGTCCTCGAAGGATATCTGGGCGCGCATTTGTGAAGCGATGCAGGAAGCTGTCAGTCTTGCGGGCGTATCTGCGCAGGATATCCGCTCCATTGGCGTTGATGCCACGTGCTCACTGGTAGCCGTTGGCGAGAATGAAACATCCATCTCCACAGCAGAAAACGGCGATACTGAGCAAGATATCATCATGTGGATGGATCATCGCGCGGACAGTGAAACCGCCGCGATCAATGCCACAGGAGATGATGCTCTCAAGTATGTTGGCGGTGAAGTCTCCATCGAGATGGAGCTTCCCAAAATCCTCTGGCTCAAAACCCATTATCCAGATCGCTATGCCAAGGTGACCCGTTTCTTTGATCTGGCTGATTATTTGGTCTGGCGGGCAACAGGTGAAGATGCAGCCAGCACCTGTACACTCACTTGCAAATGGAACTATCTGGCCCATGAAGGCCGCTTCCCGGAAGATATGTTAGCGCAGGTCGGACTGGAAGATCTGCCGCAAAAGGTCCCGGCAAAGGTGCTTGAACTGGGAGACGCCGCAGGCACGCTCACCGCAAAAGCTGCTGCCGATCTGGGCCTTCCAGAAGGTATACCCGTCGCCAGCGGCATCATTGACGCACATGCAGGCGGTCTGGCACTCATCGGCGCAGAACCGGATGGCGGCCTCGCCATCATAAGCGGCACCTCCAATTGCCATATGATTGTGAACAAGCAGCCAGTCATGGTGCCGGGTGTCTGGGGACCTTATTGGGGCGCGATGTTGCCGGGCTATTGGCTGGGTGAGGGCGGACAAAGCGCTGCTGGCTCCTTGGTGGATTGGACCCTTCAGCAATGCGAGGCTTACGATGAGCTGAAGAGCACCGCTGTAGAACAAGGCCTCCACGAGATCGCACTCCTCAACAACTGGGTGCTGGATCTGGAAAGCCGCGAACCTAATCCGACCGCTGGCTTGCATGTCCTGTCAGATCATCACGGCAACCGCTCACCTTGTGCCAACCCGCATGCCCGCGGTGTTGTCTCTGGTCTGACGCTAGAAACAGGCCGGGATGGTATGGCACGTCTCTATCTGGCGACCTTGCAGGCCATTGCTTATGGCACCCGTCATATCATTGAGGAAATGACGAAGGCAGGGCACAGCATAACCAAAATCTTCATGTGCGGCGGGGCAACAAAAAACCCGATCTGGTTGCGAGAGTACGCCAACATCACAGGGAGAGATATCCAGCTGGCGGAAGAGGAAGATGCTGTCACTTTGGGTGCAGCAATACTGGGCGCTGTGGCTTGTGGTGACTTTGCAGATATTCCCCAAGCAAGCGCAAAACTGGTGCGTGTTGGAGGCATGGTGAAAACGGTTAAAAATACTCAACCATTCCACGCGGCTAAATATCAGGTCTACCTCAACCTCATTGATAATCAGGCGCATCACAAAGCGCTCATGGAACAAGCAATCTCATAA
- a CDS encoding signal transduction protein, whose translation MLNLPISPAPITAGPKEILMVTNADLRESANVPCWPVCADYANRLEKELDAQGYKLKRAHDFDETKGHGFISSQKEGSALFARIDPEAPLIVLLTAWQYSHHIAPSLAKHKGPVLLLANFDGTWPGLVGMLCMAGSLTSLGVDYSRLWSQSFEDDLFKQGLATWLKDGKLTHDTTYLQSVTKDHQVLETEAGKAGQQVGEYILKHKAILGLFDSFCMGMMNGFFPVKALTDIGMPLESLSQSALLVEMEKVPQSMREECLKFYEDRGMTFKFGKDDATELTREQVLEQCAMMIAMARFTTRFGLSAVGVQYQQGLKDSCAASDFAEGAIGSTERFPIPDEDGSIIWEGKPIPCVNEVDMGTAIPQTMLWRLLDAMGLPAETTLHDVRWGSEFEGTFYWDFEISGSVPFEHLKGGIAGATGYRQPAMYFPKGGSSIAGQCKAGAFVWARAHYEGTDVIMHIGTGHAVELPEDEFERRRKATTYEWPLMNCTLDGINRDELMAGHQSNHITVAYVPDNKLQDVLRAFVAQALTQGISVQIAGEAKNLL comes from the coding sequence GTGCTGAACCTACCTATCAGTCCTGCACCGATCACAGCAGGTCCCAAAGAAATCTTGATGGTCACTAACGCGGACCTGCGCGAATCTGCCAATGTTCCGTGCTGGCCGGTGTGTGCCGATTACGCAAACCGGCTGGAAAAGGAGCTGGATGCGCAGGGCTATAAGCTCAAACGTGCTCATGATTTTGATGAAACGAAAGGCCATGGCTTTATCTCCTCGCAAAAAGAAGGCTCCGCCCTGTTTGCGAGGATTGATCCTGAAGCCCCGCTGATCGTCCTGCTCACCGCATGGCAATACTCGCACCACATCGCGCCCTCTCTTGCCAAACACAAAGGGCCTGTCCTTCTGCTGGCCAACTTTGATGGTACATGGCCGGGCTTGGTGGGTATGCTCTGCATGGCTGGGTCTCTCACCAGTTTAGGGGTGGACTACTCTCGGCTATGGTCGCAGAGCTTTGAAGATGACCTGTTCAAACAAGGCCTTGCCACATGGTTGAAGGATGGCAAGCTCACCCACGACACCACCTACCTGCAGTCGGTCACCAAGGACCATCAGGTTCTGGAAACAGAAGCCGGTAAAGCAGGTCAGCAGGTTGGGGAGTACATCCTCAAACACAAAGCAATCCTTGGTCTGTTTGATAGTTTCTGCATGGGCATGATGAATGGCTTCTTCCCGGTCAAAGCCCTCACAGATATTGGCATGCCTTTAGAAAGCCTCTCCCAATCCGCATTGCTGGTGGAAATGGAAAAAGTGCCTCAGTCCATGCGCGAAGAGTGCCTCAAGTTCTATGAGGACCGCGGCATGACCTTCAAGTTCGGCAAGGATGATGCAACCGAGTTGACGCGTGAGCAGGTGCTGGAACAGTGCGCCATGATGATCGCCATGGCCCGCTTCACCACCCGCTTTGGCCTCTCCGCAGTTGGCGTTCAGTATCAGCAGGGCCTCAAGGACAGCTGTGCCGCCTCTGACTTTGCAGAGGGCGCAATTGGGTCAACCGAACGCTTCCCGATCCCCGATGAAGACGGCTCCATCATCTGGGAAGGCAAACCGATCCCTTGTGTCAATGAGGTGGATATGGGCACCGCCATTCCGCAGACAATGCTGTGGCGTCTTCTGGATGCGATGGGCTTGCCTGCTGAAACCACACTGCACGATGTGCGCTGGGGCAGTGAGTTTGAAGGCACGTTCTACTGGGACTTTGAGATCTCCGGTTCAGTTCCGTTTGAACACCTCAAAGGCGGTATTGCCGGTGCAACTGGCTACCGCCAGCCAGCCATGTACTTCCCCAAAGGTGGTTCCAGCATTGCAGGACAGTGTAAAGCTGGCGCGTTCGTCTGGGCCCGCGCACATTATGAGGGCACGGATGTCATCATGCATATCGGGACTGGGCATGCGGTTGAATTGCCGGAAGATGAGTTCGAGCGCCGCAGAAAGGCAACCACTTATGAGTGGCCGCTGATGAACTGCACGCTGGACGGTATCAACCGGGATGAGCTTATGGCTGGTCATCAATCCAACCACATTACAGTTGCGTATGTGCCGGACAATAAACTGCAGGATGTTTTGCGGGCGTTTGTTGCGCAGGCACTCACGCAGGGTATTTCTGTGCAAATTGCAGGTGAAGCAAAGAACTTGCTGTAA
- a CDS encoding LacI family DNA-binding transcriptional regulator has product MAKKPDEIAKALGVSITTVRLVLGGKAEKYRISKATQARINEYVAEHGVKFDLTARSLKLKRTNTFGLIIPRLSNPFFAKLSEELEHRCRKQGYQLIISCSNSDEETEKTLVNGLVQRNVDGLFVVSSTVQSQQYLGKTISKPLVFLDRGYGQTKAPVITSSNFEGGKDLSTAISAYAEGEPVYFLIGGCQQPTIMERARGYAQVMPEGQKAGWIINSERNRTSDGEQMMLALWDKLGKAPQNLMVSSLPVLEGALAVLRGKLGHIPADMRLATFDENQMLDFLPNEIWSLKQNEAEWATAALQAMKETLEGETPSGKTIMTSLIHRSRDNSVKV; this is encoded by the coding sequence ATGGCGAAAAAGCCGGATGAAATTGCAAAAGCGCTTGGCGTTTCCATCACGACTGTTCGTCTCGTTCTGGGCGGCAAAGCGGAAAAGTACCGCATCAGCAAGGCAACACAGGCCCGCATCAATGAGTATGTGGCGGAGCATGGTGTCAAGTTTGACTTGACTGCCCGCAGCCTTAAGCTCAAACGCACCAACACTTTTGGTCTGATCATCCCGCGCCTGTCCAACCCGTTCTTTGCCAAACTCTCGGAGGAGCTGGAACACCGCTGCCGCAAACAGGGTTATCAGCTCATCATAAGCTGTTCCAACTCTGATGAAGAGACGGAGAAAACACTGGTAAACGGTCTGGTTCAACGCAATGTAGATGGCCTGTTTGTGGTCTCCTCAACGGTGCAGAGCCAGCAGTATCTTGGCAAAACCATTTCCAAACCCCTTGTGTTCTTGGATAGGGGATACGGGCAAACAAAAGCGCCGGTCATCACCTCTAGCAACTTTGAAGGCGGTAAAGACCTTAGCACCGCTATCTCGGCCTATGCTGAGGGTGAACCAGTGTATTTCCTCATCGGCGGGTGCCAGCAACCCACCATCATGGAACGTGCGCGCGGGTATGCGCAGGTTATGCCGGAGGGCCAGAAAGCAGGTTGGATAATCAATTCTGAGCGGAACAGGACGTCTGACGGTGAACAGATGATGCTGGCCCTATGGGATAAACTGGGCAAAGCACCCCAAAATCTAATGGTGTCCTCTCTACCCGTTCTGGAAGGCGCTCTTGCTGTCCTGCGTGGAAAACTGGGCCATATTCCAGCTGACATGCGGTTGGCTACATTTGATGAAAACCAAATGCTGGATTTTCTGCCCAATGAAATCTGGTCGCTCAAACAGAACGAAGCAGAATGGGCAACAGCTGCCCTTCAAGCGATGAAAGAGACCTTAGAGGGCGAAACGCCATCCGGCAAAACGATCATGACCTCTCTGATCCATCGTAGCCGCGACAACTCTGTTAAAGTGTGA
- a CDS encoding nuclear transport factor 2 family protein, which yields MDTIGPINNRISRFFIDVDARNWSSVEAALTGRVHLDYSSFGAGEPVDLTPAEITTAWKALLPGFDQTHHQIGNALIESKEQKATARVHVTATHFIDGAEGGDIWVVYGTYDIGVVHEAGTWKINKIKFNFKFQDGNLELPVLAQTRADEKSEE from the coding sequence ATGGATACGATTGGGCCTATTAATAATCGCATAAGCCGTTTCTTCATTGATGTGGATGCCAGAAACTGGTCCTCAGTTGAGGCGGCGCTGACAGGTCGCGTCCATCTGGATTATTCCTCTTTCGGGGCAGGCGAGCCTGTTGACCTTACTCCAGCAGAAATCACAACAGCATGGAAAGCGCTGTTGCCGGGGTTTGACCAAACGCATCATCAGATCGGCAATGCACTGATTGAGTCCAAAGAACAAAAGGCGACGGCACGAGTTCATGTGACGGCCACGCATTTTATCGATGGCGCTGAAGGCGGTGACATCTGGGTCGTTTACGGGACCTACGATATTGGCGTCGTGCATGAGGCGGGGACGTGGAAAATCAACAAAATCAAGTTCAATTTCAAGTTTCAGGATGGAAATCTGGAACTGCCGGTCCTGGCACAAACACGGGCAGACGAAAAATCTGAAGAGTGA
- a CDS encoding trypsin-like serine protease has translation MLGPKGCATVLLLITMCAGPALAQDKAKQNEKFFPGIIGEDNREIIDTWDPPWNVIGRVNVAGFRSRSMCSGTLVSSRMVITAAHCLYNARTGKSHVPSTINFVAGVRRDQYVAHANAACVYTLDGYKFTSRPTLKQATQDVGVIVLSKPLDLNPFPVLKQLPTTKTKQSLKLTSAGYARDRPYLLAADKNCKLLQDRGNLWLTNCDTNYGGSGGPVLVKEEGALKLAAIMVASAQNKFSIAVPKNVWSHLLDKTTCPKPSP, from the coding sequence ATGCTCGGACCGAAAGGATGCGCAACGGTCCTTCTCCTCATTACCATGTGCGCTGGGCCAGCTCTGGCGCAGGATAAAGCCAAGCAGAACGAAAAGTTCTTTCCCGGTATTATTGGAGAGGACAATCGCGAAATCATCGACACCTGGGACCCTCCCTGGAATGTCATTGGCCGCGTGAACGTCGCCGGGTTTCGGTCGCGGTCCATGTGTTCAGGAACGCTTGTCTCCAGCCGAATGGTGATCACCGCAGCCCATTGCCTGTACAATGCCCGCACCGGCAAATCGCACGTACCCTCTACAATCAACTTTGTTGCTGGTGTCAGGCGCGATCAATACGTGGCCCACGCCAATGCTGCCTGTGTTTACACTTTGGATGGCTATAAGTTCACAAGCCGCCCAACACTCAAGCAAGCCACGCAGGATGTCGGCGTGATCGTGCTGTCAAAACCACTCGACCTAAACCCTTTTCCGGTTCTCAAGCAGCTACCAACCACGAAAACAAAACAAAGTCTAAAGCTGACGAGTGCGGGATATGCAAGAGACAGGCCTTACCTGCTTGCGGCAGATAAAAACTGTAAACTCTTGCAAGATCGCGGCAATCTCTGGCTCACCAACTGCGATACCAATTATGGTGGTTCAGGAGGTCCGGTTTTGGTGAAAGAGGAGGGGGCACTAAAGCTTGCAGCTATCATGGTCGCTTCGGCCCAAAACAAGTTCTCAATCGCAGTTCCAAAGAACGTCTGGTCTCACCTGCTTGACAAAACCACCTGCCCAAAACCCTCTCCCTAA
- a CDS encoding DUF6058 family natural product biosynthesis protein: MLLNYLYSNFYEEQAFLDVLGLSTNDWQTLLDQRVVPSASYLFTNSSLCVSFIKEFQERELYRFHLKTHQRWVEDVHRFDLTNEQRAKDYFCGRFETAKSIFFSGRLGAELNALYPEIAQQMDTAQLDAAWGHFLNGTYGICTRDGQPETIFLKQAGVRFIERMTQCSPEHMSAEQRSLLARVVDLLDTVESEFAPHEVASSSRQRCIIDVRERYLNVAMS; this comes from the coding sequence ATGTTGCTCAATTACCTTTATTCCAACTTCTATGAGGAACAAGCGTTTCTTGATGTGCTTGGTCTTTCAACAAATGACTGGCAGACATTGCTGGACCAACGAGTTGTGCCGTCTGCCTCTTATCTCTTCACCAACAGCTCTCTTTGTGTCTCTTTTATCAAAGAGTTTCAGGAGCGAGAGCTTTACCGGTTTCACCTTAAAACGCATCAGAGGTGGGTTGAGGATGTTCATCGGTTTGATCTGACAAATGAGCAGCGTGCGAAGGACTACTTCTGCGGTCGTTTCGAGACTGCCAAATCCATATTTTTTTCAGGTCGTTTGGGTGCAGAGCTTAATGCGCTTTATCCTGAGATCGCCCAACAAATGGACACCGCCCAGCTCGATGCTGCATGGGGTCATTTCCTAAATGGCACCTACGGTATTTGCACGCGGGATGGTCAGCCGGAAACTATTTTTCTCAAACAAGCTGGTGTTCGGTTCATTGAACGAATGACCCAATGCTCCCCTGAGCATATGTCAGCAGAGCAGCGGTCCTTGCTTGCGCGCGTTGTCGACCTGCTGGATACGGTTGAATCTGAGTTTGCTCCGCACGAAGTGGCAAGCTCCTCCCGCCAACGCTGCATTATTGATGTGCGGGAGAGGTATTTAAATGTCGCAATGAGTTAG
- a CDS encoding peptide chain release factor 3, producing the protein MSGAGNEPYLARRTFAIISHPDAGKTTLTEKLLLGGGAIRAAGQVRARGERRRARSDWMKIEQERGISVSSSVMTFERDGIIFNLLDTPGHEDFSEDTYRTLTAVDAAIMVIDAAKGIETQTRKLFEVCRLRDIPIITFINKIDREGRHPMEVIDEIQEALALDVTPMSWPVGMGSDFFGVYDHIGNRYFTSTEGRGGALDTIKKVEGLEDPELVGELFDNIREELEENVELGGVGYPEFDRKSFLEGHLTPVFFGSALRDYGIDQLLDFIAAYAPSPHSQPATGGRTITPVEKKVTGFVFKVQANMDPKHRDRIAFVRLCSGTFKRGMKLKHVRAGKLITVSAPIFFFAEEREIAEKAYPGDVIGVPNHGQLRVGDTLSEGEEIHVTGLPAFAPEILRRVRLTDTMRVKQMRRGLEDLAEEGLVQIFKPAIGTNWIVGVVGVLQLDVVLDRLKTEYQTEIGFEIAMYNTARWIECEDRAKLDKFLEANRAHVALDRDDKPVYLFKNAWEVTYVGEKNPDIGFRETREIVHTS; encoded by the coding sequence ATGAGCGGAGCGGGCAATGAGCCATATCTGGCACGCCGTACATTTGCGATCATCTCGCACCCGGATGCTGGTAAAACCACGCTGACAGAAAAACTGCTGCTCGGCGGTGGTGCGATCCGTGCTGCGGGTCAGGTGCGTGCTCGTGGCGAACGTCGCCGTGCGCGCTCTGATTGGATGAAGATCGAGCAGGAACGCGGCATCTCCGTTTCAAGTTCCGTGATGACGTTTGAGCGTGATGGCATTATCTTCAACCTGCTGGATACGCCGGGCCACGAAGATTTCTCCGAGGACACCTACCGCACACTGACCGCAGTTGATGCGGCTATCATGGTGATTGACGCTGCAAAGGGGATTGAAACCCAAACCCGCAAACTGTTTGAAGTTTGCCGCCTGCGCGATATTCCAATCATCACGTTCATCAACAAGATCGACCGTGAAGGTCGCCACCCGATGGAAGTCATTGACGAAATTCAAGAGGCATTGGCTCTTGATGTAACGCCGATGAGCTGGCCTGTTGGCATGGGCTCTGACTTCTTCGGCGTTTACGATCATATCGGCAACCGCTACTTCACCTCCACAGAAGGCCGTGGCGGCGCGTTGGACACCATCAAAAAGGTTGAAGGTCTGGAAGACCCTGAGCTTGTTGGTGAGTTGTTTGACAACATCCGCGAAGAGCTGGAAGAAAACGTGGAACTGGGCGGCGTAGGCTACCCTGAGTTTGACCGCAAAAGCTTCCTTGAAGGCCACCTGACCCCGGTCTTCTTCGGCTCAGCTCTGCGCGATTACGGTATTGATCAACTTCTGGACTTTATCGCAGCCTACGCACCATCGCCTCATTCTCAGCCAGCAACAGGTGGCCGCACCATCACGCCGGTCGAGAAAAAGGTAACGGGCTTCGTGTTCAAGGTTCAGGCCAACATGGACCCCAAACACCGTGACCGCATTGCCTTCGTGCGTCTGTGTTCTGGTACATTCAAACGCGGTATGAAGCTCAAGCACGTGCGTGCTGGGAAGCTAATCACCGTATCCGCGCCTATCTTCTTCTTTGCGGAAGAACGTGAGATCGCGGAAAAAGCCTATCCGGGTGATGTGATCGGCGTGCCAAACCATGGCCAGTTGCGTGTCGGCGATACTTTGTCTGAGGGCGAGGAAATCCACGTCACCGGCCTGCCAGCGTTCGCACCGGAAATTCTGCGCCGTGTGCGTCTGACAGATACGATGCGCGTCAAACAGATGCGCCGCGGTTTGGAAGATCTGGCGGAAGAAGGTCTTGTGCAGATCTTCAAACCCGCCATTGGCACCAACTGGATTGTGGGTGTGGTTGGCGTGCTTCAGCTAGATGTTGTACTGGATCGCTTGAAAACCGAATACCAGACAGAAATCGGGTTTGAGATCGCCATGTACAACACGGCGCGTTGGATCGAATGTGAAGACAGGGCCAAGCTTGATAAGTTCCTTGAGGCCAACCGCGCACATGTGGCACTGGACCGGGATGACAAGCCAGTTTACCTCTTCAAAAACGCTTGGGAAGTAACCTACGTGGGCGAAAAGAACCCAGACATCGGTTTCCGCGAAACGCGTGAAATCGTGCATACCTCTTAA
- a CDS encoding class I SAM-dependent methyltransferase encodes MIDSALDTLLLPFEEGNLDFFKDAKPEDKALFLRARMGFAMNGIDKDRLVCEQTFAPDRDNLERAGFNVAPQVEGQYPLVLLLPPRQRDEARAQMAKAVKSALNGGIVVASVSNTEGAKTAQSDLTKLAGNAGKISKNKCRVFWSEITPETVDHELVEEWSKLDAPREIMEGEFISRPGVFAWDHLDRASQLLVSVLPEKLAGRGADLGCGFGYLSREVAKREKVKGIDLYDAEKRALDLAEQNLKGKTGDVELDFFWQDATTKLARTYDFVFTNPPFHAGGKQDRVDIGQEFIKSAARSLRPSGHLWLVANRHLPYEETLSKVFASFEIMASQNGYKVIRAIKANK; translated from the coding sequence ATGATTGATTCAGCTCTCGATACACTACTGCTGCCTTTTGAAGAAGGGAACCTTGATTTCTTCAAGGACGCCAAACCAGAAGATAAAGCACTCTTCCTGCGCGCGCGCATGGGCTTTGCCATGAACGGCATCGACAAAGACCGTTTGGTTTGCGAGCAGACCTTTGCGCCAGACAGAGACAATCTGGAACGCGCTGGGTTCAACGTGGCACCGCAGGTTGAAGGCCAGTACCCGCTTGTGTTGCTGCTGCCTCCGCGCCAGCGTGATGAAGCCCGCGCCCAGATGGCAAAGGCTGTTAAGTCCGCGCTCAACGGCGGCATTGTTGTTGCCAGTGTATCGAATACCGAAGGCGCAAAGACAGCGCAGAGCGATCTCACCAAACTGGCGGGCAATGCAGGCAAAATCTCCAAAAACAAATGCCGTGTGTTCTGGTCGGAAATCACACCGGAAACCGTAGATCACGAGCTGGTGGAAGAATGGTCCAAACTGGATGCCCCTCGCGAAATTATGGAGGGTGAATTCATCAGCCGTCCGGGCGTATTCGCATGGGATCATCTGGACAGAGCCTCTCAGCTGCTCGTCTCCGTTTTGCCAGAAAAACTGGCAGGGCGCGGCGCTGATCTGGGCTGTGGCTTTGGCTACCTGAGCCGAGAAGTTGCCAAGCGCGAGAAGGTCAAAGGCATTGATCTGTATGACGCTGAAAAGCGCGCGCTGGATCTGGCTGAGCAGAACCTGAAGGGCAAAACCGGAGACGTCGAGCTCGACTTTTTCTGGCAGGATGCGACCACGAAACTCGCCCGTACCTATGATTTTGTCTTCACCAACCCGCCGTTCCACGCTGGTGGAAAGCAGGACAGAGTTGATATCGGGCAGGAGTTCATCAAATCCGCCGCGCGCAGCTTGCGTCCATCCGGTCATCTTTGGCTGGTTGCCAACCGCCATCTGCCCTATGAAGAAACGCTGAGTAAAGTGTTTGCTTCCTTTGAGATCATGGCCTCCCAGAACGGCTACAAAGTCATCCGTGCGATTAAAGCGAACAAGTAG
- a CDS encoding pseudouridine synthase — protein sequence MRLVKLLANLGYGSRKEMQIAIRNGWVTDKEGNRLKAESKLPHEEILFDDEPLDPPEGCIILLNKPLGYTCSMKDRGRLVFDLLPERYRVRKPALSFVGRLDKDTTGLLLFTDNGKFLHEVISPKADVAKVYEVELDRPMTGGEADQFSSGELVLENDTHPLKPAELETLTETTARLTLHEGRYHQVRRMFAATGNHVNKLHRAQLGNLTLDGVEEGQWKLLGTADIDTIFGKDS from the coding sequence ATGAGACTGGTGAAACTTCTGGCGAATTTGGGATACGGCAGCCGCAAAGAAATGCAGATTGCCATCCGCAACGGCTGGGTCACGGATAAAGAGGGCAACCGCCTCAAGGCAGAGAGCAAACTGCCACATGAGGAGATCCTGTTTGACGATGAGCCGCTGGACCCGCCAGAAGGCTGCATCATCCTGCTCAACAAACCTTTAGGCTACACGTGCTCTATGAAGGACCGTGGGCGGCTGGTGTTTGACCTGCTGCCAGAGCGCTACCGCGTCCGCAAACCGGCTCTATCCTTCGTGGGCAGACTGGACAAGGACACCACAGGCCTGCTGCTGTTCACCGATAACGGCAAGTTCCTGCATGAGGTCATCTCCCCCAAAGCCGATGTTGCCAAGGTCTATGAGGTGGAACTCGACCGCCCAATGACAGGCGGGGAAGCCGATCAGTTTTCCTCCGGGGAATTGGTACTGGAAAATGATACGCACCCGCTCAAACCTGCGGAACTGGAAACCCTGACAGAGACCACAGCACGCCTCACGCTACACGAAGGCCGTTACCATCAGGTCCGCCGCATGTTTGCTGCCACCGGCAACCACGTGAACAAACTCCACCGCGCCCAACTCGGCAACCTCACGCTAGACGGCGTAGAAGAAGGCCAATGGAAACTGCTGGGCACAGCCGATATCGACACGATCTTTGGTAAGGATAGCTAA
- a CDS encoding GyrI-like domain-containing protein, which translates to MSPLSQQQKIYIQRINRAIDFIEGNIQLDLSLAQIADAASFSSFHFHRIFKAMTGETVNQFTNRVRLEKAARRLRQNQGISITEVALDLGFASSSSFARAFQANFGMSASAWRKDALLNSKISQIQSRIGKAGTAVDLYLDQHTQELVEERVQTMKALDITVKTLEPRNVAYVRSTGDFQKTPEIFGETWGKLMSWAGPRGLIAGAETLCMFHDDPDVTDSDLMRFSSCITLDRDVDVSGEVGKMSVAGGKYAYGHFKIAHHESQAAWEVMFGEWLPTSGYEPENKPCFQLYPNMSSGMEKQDVYICIPVLPL; encoded by the coding sequence ATGTCCCCTCTTAGTCAGCAGCAGAAGATTTATATTCAGCGGATTAATCGGGCTATTGATTTCATTGAGGGGAATATTCAGCTGGATCTTTCGCTGGCGCAGATTGCAGATGCGGCCAGTTTCTCCAGTTTCCATTTCCATCGTATTTTTAAAGCTATGACGGGTGAAACCGTCAACCAGTTTACCAATCGGGTTCGGCTGGAGAAGGCGGCGCGGCGATTAAGGCAAAATCAGGGTATTTCCATTACCGAGGTGGCGCTGGATTTGGGCTTTGCGTCCTCCTCCTCGTTTGCACGGGCGTTTCAAGCTAACTTTGGCATGAGCGCCAGTGCGTGGCGCAAGGACGCCCTGCTCAATAGCAAGATTAGTCAAATACAAAGCAGGATCGGTAAAGCCGGAACTGCGGTGGATCTTTATCTTGATCAACACACACAAGAGTTGGTTGAGGAGAGAGTACAGACCATGAAAGCTTTGGATATAACTGTCAAAACTTTGGAACCGCGAAACGTTGCCTATGTGCGCAGTACGGGGGATTTTCAAAAGACCCCCGAGATCTTTGGCGAGACATGGGGCAAGCTGATGAGCTGGGCGGGGCCGCGTGGATTGATTGCCGGTGCGGAGACGCTTTGCATGTTCCACGATGACCCAGACGTGACAGACAGCGACTTGATGCGGTTCAGTTCCTGCATCACGTTGGATCGGGATGTGGACGTTTCCGGTGAAGTGGGCAAGATGAGCGTTGCTGGTGGCAAATACGCTTACGGGCATTTTAAGATTGCCCACCATGAATCTCAGGCAGCATGGGAAGTTATGTTTGGTGAGTGGCTGCCAACCAGTGGCTATGAGCCTGAAAACAAGCCTTGCTTCCAGCTTTACCCGAATATGTCCTCAGGCATGGAAAAGCAGGATGTTTACATCTGCATTCCAGTTCTGCCTTTGTGA